The genomic window AGGATTTTGCAGCTGTAGGTGTTATTAGCGTATTCTATCTTGTTATTGCTTCGATAGCTTTTGGGTTTTCCAAGGGAGGCCAAATCTTAATGGCCAGAAAATTTGGCGAAAAATCTAATGATTTCGTCAAAAAGTACTTCTATGCAATAGTTTTCTTTGAACTGGTAATTGGGATTTTGCTGTTTCTTATACTCAAGTTTGGTGCAAGATTCATCCTAGGATTTTTCATTGACTCTGATCTTATCCTTGAAAAGTCACTTGAGTTTTTGCAATTTAGGGTATATGGATTGGTATTCGCTTATGTGGGATTGGCTCTGGTAGCACTTTACATGGCAATATCAAGACCTGCTATCATCTTTATTGACACTCTTATTTTAGGTATAGCAAATCTGATCCTTTGCTACGGTCTTGTCTTTGGAAAGTTAGGTCTTCCGGAAATGGGAATAGCGGGAGCAGGGCTGGCAAGTGCACTGTCCGAGATAATCGCTTTTATTTTTTTTGCTGGGTACATGGCTTTAGATAAAGAACTCCTGGTTTTTAAGCTTCGGAAAATACCTGTGATACATATGGAATGGGTGAGGACGATTTATAAAATCTCTATACCAATTTTATTGCAATCAGTCGTAGGGATAGGAGCTTGGTTTTTGTTTTTTGCGATGGTGGAGAAATTGGGAGAACACGAGCTTGCGATTTCTAATTTGATTCGGGTGGTTTATCTCATATTGTCTATTCCATGTTGGGGTTATGCTACTGCAATCAACACCATAGTAAGTAAAACAATAGGTAGAGGAAGGCAACGCAGGGTGATTCAGGAAGTATATCATTCATCGATAGTAGCATTTGTCACTACATTTTTGATCTCAGCACCTGTATTATTATTTCCTGAAGTTTTACTACATCCCTTTTTGGGCGGAGAAGATCTGAAGATCTTTCAGGATAGTATTTTTTACTTCAAATTGTTATTGCCAATTATGTTGATTTATTCCGTTTCAACCATTTTTTTTAATGGCGTAAGTGGTACTGGAGAGACTCGCAAAGGTTTTTATATCCAGACTTTATCAACAATTTGTTATCTGATTTTTGTGTGGTTTTCGATTCGCAATTTCGCGACCATGGGCTTACCATGGGCCTGGGGTGCTGAGATCATTTTCTGGGCTGTTCAGCTCGTTTTATCCTGGATGGTATTACGTAGTGGTAAGTGGAATTTTTTAAAACTTTGATTTTCACAGTTTATCTATGTAGCTCCCCTGAACTATGTGAAAAAGCTGCTTCTGAGTCATTTTTTTTAAAAAAAATAACAAACATTGAATTTGTTTTAGCCATATGTAAGCGTTTGATTTTTTGAAAAAAATATAATACAAAAAATTATATATAATTGATTGTCAATGATATAGCAATACTTTGATCGTCGCATTGAGAAATTAATATATTCGATTTTCATAAATATATTTGCGCCGATATGCGATTAAAAAGCCTTGAAATAAAAGGATTTAAGTCCTTTGCAGACGATACGGTAATTCATTTTAATGAGGAAATCACCGGGATAGTTGGCCCGAATGGATCGGGAAAGTCCAATATCGTAGATGCTATCAGATGGGTACTCGGTGAACAGAAAGGCAGGGAACTCCGACTGGCTCAAATGGCCGATGTCATTTTTAATGGTACAAAGAAGAGGAAAGCCGCCCCGATGGCTCAGGTCACTCTCAATTTTGAAAACACCAAAAACATTCTTCCTTCAGATTATCAGGATATATCCATTTCCAGGCTGCTTTATCGGAGCGGCGAAAGTGAATATCGTTTGAATGGTGTCAATTGCCGTTTGAAAGATATTACATCTTTGTTTCTTGATACTGGAGTGGGTCCGGATAGCTATGCAATTATTGCCTTAGGTATGGTGGAAGACATTCTCTCCAATAAGGAGAATGCGAGACGTAAAATGTTTGAGCAAGCTGCAGGCATTTCAAAGTATAAAGCTCGTAAAAAAGAATCCATTCAAAAGCTGAAAGCTACAAATGAAGACCTCGCAAGAATAGAAGATTTGCTCTTCGAGATCAATAACAACCTGACAGATCTGGAGAAGCAGGCTAAAAGAGCGAAGAAATATTTTGAAATGCGGGACAAGTACAGATCTACAGCCATGTTACTGTACCATATTTCAGTGAACAATCTTCGCGAAAAAATTAATTCCCTC from Saprospiraceae bacterium includes these protein-coding regions:
- a CDS encoding MATE family efflux transporter, with protein sequence MKTFYHNAKKLIVLSLPIMLGSAGQNIIALTDSIFLYKYDEKDFAAVGVISVFYLVIASIAFGFSKGGQILMARKFGEKSNDFVKKYFYAIVFFELVIGILLFLILKFGARFILGFFIDSDLILEKSLEFLQFRVYGLVFAYVGLALVALYMAISRPAIIFIDTLILGIANLILCYGLVFGKLGLPEMGIAGAGLASALSEIIAFIFFAGYMALDKELLVFKLRKIPVIHMEWVRTIYKISIPILLQSVVGIGAWFLFFAMVEKLGEHELAISNLIRVVYLILSIPCWGYATAINTIVSKTIGRGRQRRVIQEVYHSSIVAFVTTFLISAPVLLFPEVLLHPFLGGEDLKIFQDSIFYFKLLLPIMLIYSVSTIFFNGVSGTGETRKGFYIQTLSTICYLIFVWFSIRNFATMGLPWAWGAEIIFWAVQLVLSWMVLRSGKWNFLKL